In Drosophila simulans strain w501 chromosome 3R, Prin_Dsim_3.1, whole genome shotgun sequence, a single window of DNA contains:
- the LOC6730282 gene encoding uncharacterized protein LOC6730282 isoform X1 has product MVEFTNVKCTSWDNAFDDFEYCHLKSVNRSFKYLSLKVNLHKLPITKVKVNFSLLKRYNGYKPFLYNITVDACKALRHPKSNPIFNFFHGLFKKHSNMNHTCSFNHDLIVEKLPTNFMNQQVSGDLKFPHGDYLFHSDWYAYGINRATVDFFYSLS; this is encoded by the exons ATGGTGGAATTCACGAATGTCAAGTGCACCTCCTGGGATAACGCGTTTGATGACTTTGAGTATTGCCATCTGAAGTCGGTTAACCGGAGCTTTAAGTACTTGTCGCTCAAAGTAAACCTACACAAGCTTCCCATAACCAAAGTGAAG GTGAACTTTTCTCTGCTCAAGCGTTACAATGGCTACAAGCCATTTCTATACAACATCACTGTCGATGCTTGCAAAGCCCTGAGACACCCGAAGTCCAATCcgatatttaatttctttcatgGGCTGTTTAAAAAACATTCCAACATGAATCACACCTGTTCATTCAAT CATGATCTTATCGTTGAGAAACTGCCTACAAACTTTATGAATCAACAAGTGAGCGGGGACCTCAAGTTTCCCCACGGGGATTACCTCTTCCACTCCGACTGGTATGCATACGGAATTAATCGCGCAACCGTAGATTTCTTTTACTCACTTTCATGA
- the LOC6730282 gene encoding uncharacterized protein LOC6730282 isoform X3, whose amino-acid sequence MCKLIGLMSNIIMLLSLITEIASMVEFTNVKCTSWDNAFDDFEYCHLKSVNRSFKYLSLKVNLHKLPITKVKVNFSLLKRYNGYKPFLYNITVDACKALRHPKSNPIFNFFHGLFKKHSNMNHTCSFNHDLIVEKLPTNFMNQQVSGDLKFPHGDYLFHSDWYAYGINRATVDFFYSLS is encoded by the exons ATGTGCAAACTCATAGGGCTGATGAGCAACATAATTATGCTCCTTTCTCTGATCACAGAA ATAGCCTCAATGGTGGAATTCACGAATGTCAAGTGCACCTCCTGGGATAACGCGTTTGATGACTTTGAGTATTGCCATCTGAAGTCGGTTAACCGGAGCTTTAAGTACTTGTCGCTCAAAGTAAACCTACACAAGCTTCCCATAACCAAAGTGAAG GTGAACTTTTCTCTGCTCAAGCGTTACAATGGCTACAAGCCATTTCTATACAACATCACTGTCGATGCTTGCAAAGCCCTGAGACACCCGAAGTCCAATCcgatatttaatttctttcatgGGCTGTTTAAAAAACATTCCAACATGAATCACACCTGTTCATTCAAT CATGATCTTATCGTTGAGAAACTGCCTACAAACTTTATGAATCAACAAGTGAGCGGGGACCTCAAGTTTCCCCACGGGGATTACCTCTTCCACTCCGACTGGTATGCATACGGAATTAATCGCGCAACCGTAGATTTCTTTTACTCACTTTCATGA
- the LOC6730282 gene encoding uncharacterized protein LOC6730282 isoform X2 gives MVEFTNVKCTSWDNAFDDFEYCHLKSVNRSFKYLSLKVNLHKLPITKVKVNFSLLKRYNGYKPFLYNITVDACKALRHPKSNPIFNFFHGLFKKHSNMNHTCSFNVSLLMR, from the exons ATGGTGGAATTCACGAATGTCAAGTGCACCTCCTGGGATAACGCGTTTGATGACTTTGAGTATTGCCATCTGAAGTCGGTTAACCGGAGCTTTAAGTACTTGTCGCTCAAAGTAAACCTACACAAGCTTCCCATAACCAAAGTGAAG GTGAACTTTTCTCTGCTCAAGCGTTACAATGGCTACAAGCCATTTCTATACAACATCACTGTCGATGCTTGCAAAGCCCTGAGACACCCGAAGTCCAATCcgatatttaatttctttcatgGGCTGTTTAAAAAACATTCCAACATGAATCACACCTGTTCATTCAATGTAAGTTTGCTGATGCGGTGA
- the LOC6730283 gene encoding uncharacterized protein LOC6730283 → MYKIPVTRVKVNFALLKKFNGYKPFLYNITTDACRVLKYPKSNPVFSFFHSLFAHHSNMNHSCPYNHDLIVDKLPADFVNTKFTKILPFPVGDYLFNSKWIVNDINRADVQVYGTLS, encoded by the exons ATGTATAAGATTCCTGTTACCAGAGTCAAG GTGAACTTTGCTCTCCTCAAGAAGTTTAATGGATACAAGCCGTTCCTTTACAACATCACCACGGATGCCTGCAGAGTTCTGAAGTATCCGAAGTCCAACCCggttttctcattttttcaCAGTCTTTTTGCGCATCACTCCAACATGAATCATTCATGTCCCTACAAT caCGATCTTATTGTGGACAAGCTGCCTGCCGATTTTGTAAATacgaaatttacaaaaattttgCCTTTTCCCGTGGGAGATTATCTTTTCAATTCCAAATGGATTGTTAATGATATAAATAGAGCGGATGTTCAAGTTTATGGCACTCTATcctga